Proteins co-encoded in one Neofelis nebulosa isolate mNeoNeb1 chromosome 2, mNeoNeb1.pri, whole genome shotgun sequence genomic window:
- the ZZZ3 gene encoding ZZ-type zinc finger-containing protein 3 isoform X3, with amino-acid sequence MIDLWLFSYQRLLQTIAVLEAQRSQAVQDLESLGKHQKEALKNPIGFVEKLQKKADIGLPYPQRVVQLPEIVWDQYTNSLGNFEREFKNRKRHTRRVKLVFDKVGLPARPKSPLDPKKDGESLSYSMLPLSDGPEGSNSRPQMIRGRLCDDTKPETFNQLWTVEEQKKLEQLLLKYPPEEVESRRWQKIADELGNRTAKQVASRVQKYFIKLTKAGIPVPGRTPNLYMYSKKSSTSRRQHPLNKHLFKPSTFMTSHEPPVYMDEDDDRSCFHSHMNTAIEEASDEESIPIMYRNLPEYKELLQFKKLKKQKLQQMQAESGFVQHVGFKCDNCGIEPIQGVRWHCQDCPPEMSLDFCDSCSDCLHETDIHKEDHQLEPVYRSETFLDRDYCVSQGTSYNYLDPNYFPANR; translated from the exons TTATCAGAGACTGTTACAGACGATTGCTGTACTCGAGGCTCAGCGTTCTCAAGCAGTCCAGGACCTTGAAAGTTTAGGCAAACACCAGAAAGAAGCACTAAAAAATCCCATTGGATTTGTGGAGAAACTCCAGAAGAAG GCTGATATAGGGCTTCCATATCCACAGAGAGTTGTTCAATTGCCTGAGATTGTATGGGACCAATATACCAATAGCCTTGGGAACtttgaaagagaatttaaaaatcgTAAAAGACATACTAGGAGAGTAAAGCTAGTTTTTGATAAAG TAGGTTTACCTGCTAGACCAAAAAGTCCTTTAGATCCTAAGAAGGATGGAGAGTCCCTTTCATATTCTATGTTGCCTTTGAGTGATGGTCCAGAAGGCTCAAACAGTCGTCCTCAG ATGATAAGAGGACGCCTTTGTGATGATACCAAACCTGAAACATTTAACCAACTGTGGACTGTTGAGGAACAG AAAAAGCTTGAACAGCTACTCCTGAAATACCCTCCTGAAGAAGTAGAATCTCGACGCTGGCAGAAGATTGCAGACGAACTAGGCAATAGGACAGCAAAGCAG GTTGCCAGCCGAGTGCAGAAGTATTTCATAAAACTAACTAAAGCTGGCATTCCAGTCCCAGGCAGAACACCAAACTTATATATGTACtccaaaaag TCTTCCACAAGCAGACGACAGCACCCCCTTAATAAGCATCTCTTTAAACCTTCCACTTTCATGACTTCCCATGAACCACCAGTGTATATGGATGAAGATGATGACCGATCCTGTTTTCATAGCCACATGAACACTGCTATTGAAGAGGCATCA GATGAAGAAAGTATTCCTATTATGTATAGGAATTTACCTGAATATAAGGAACTATTacagtttaaaaagttaaagaagcaGAAACTCCAGCAGATGCAAGCTGAAAGTGGATTTGTACAACATGTGGGCTTCAAG TGCGATAACTGTGGCATAGAACCTATCCAGGGTGTTCGGTGGCACTGCCAGGATTGTCCTCCAGAAATGTCTTTGGATTTCTGTGATTCTTGTTCAGACTG CCTACATGAAACAGATATTCACAAGGAAGATCACCAATTAGAACCTGTTTATAGGTCAGAGACATTCTTAGACAGAGACTACTGTGTGTCCCAGGGCACCAGTTATAATTACCTTGACCCAAACTACTTTCCAGCAAACAGATGA